The Phycisphaeraceae bacterium genome segment CTTCGATCCCGCCCGCCTGTCAGCACGCATCGTATCGCACGGCGACCGCATCGCGACGGCGGAGTGACCACGTCGCGCGGACCGACGGCGCCTCGCGGCGCAAGTCGTGCCGGCCGGAACGTCATGACATGTCGTGTGCTGGTTGAACCGGCGCCTCCCTTGACGGCGCGGTCCGCGGCCGCGCCTTCCAGCCCCGGTGAACGCGAGACTTGACCAGTTTGTAGCATATGCTACACTTGGGTTCATCCAAGGAGTCAGGTCATGCGGGGATCAGCCGGTGCGGCGTGGATCATGGGTTCGTGCGGCGTGGCGTGGTCGCTTTCGGGCGCCTTGGCGTCGTCGGGGCAGGAGGCGTCGTACCGCGATCTCGGCACGTCGTCGTACTCGCTCTTCAACCCCACGCCGCGAGAGTTGCGGCGGGGCATGAGCCCGGATCGACCCGACACCACCGAAAGCCCCATCACGGTCGATGCCGGGGTGGTGCAACTGGAGATGAGTTTCTTCGACCTGTCGAAGAACGGTTCGCATCGCACCTGGACCGCGGCGCCATTCAACCTGAAACTGGGGTTGACGGAGTCGATGGACATCCAGTTCGTGCTGGACCCGTACCTGCACGTGCGCGAGGATGGCCGGGGGCGGCTCGCTCACGGGCTGGGCGACCTCCAGGTGCGGCTGAAGCTCAATCTGTGGGGAAATGACGGGGGAAGCACGGCCTTCGGCGTCATGCCCTTCATCAAGGTTCCCACCGCCGGCGCGGGGCTGGGCAACGATCACGTCGAGGGCGGCGTGATTCTGGCCTTGTCGTGGGATGCCGCGCCGGGCGTGGGGCTGGCGTTCATGGTCGAGCCGGACATCGTGTACGACGAGGCCGACGACGACCACGATCTTGAACTGCTGCACACCGCGGTGCTGGGGCTGGACATCACCGATCGGGTCGGCTGGTTCATCGAGTACGCGGGCGTGGTGAGCGCGGATGCGTCGCCCTACCGCGCCGAGGCGATCACCGGCTTCACCCTGGCGGTGACGGACGACCTGATGCTGGACTGCGGCGTGCGTCTCGGGCTGACCGGGGATGCCGACGACTGGGGACTTTTCGCGGGTATGAGCATTCGCTTTTAGCGGGATGAATGTAGCCGTTGCCACGAGGTCGCCTATGCTACACCTGAAACGATTCCGGAATCTGGCCATGACCGCGATCCGCCGCCCCGTCAACTCGTTCGCCAAGGTTCGCGCCGATCACGCCACCGAGACGGCGGAGGACTACGTGGAGGCGGTCTCGGACATTCTGCACCGTCAGGGTGAGTGTCGCGTGAAGGACCTGGCGGACGTGATGGGCGTGACGCACGTCACGGTGACGCGCATCATCGCGCGGCTGCAGGAGGAGCGGCTGGTCGAAACCGAGCCGTATCGCCCCATCCGGCTCACGGCCAAGGGCGAACGGCTCGCCGCCGACAGCCGAAGGAGGCACGGGATCGTGCTGCGATTCCTGCGCGCCATCGGCGTACCGCCCGAGGACGCCCAGCGCGACGCCGAGGGCATCGAGCATCACGTGGGTGAGAAGACGCTGGAGTGCATGCGCCGCTTCGCGGACGAGCGCGAGCGGGAATCATCAGGAGGTGCGTCATGAGCGGACGACGCCTGGGCATTGTGCGGTGTCTTCTTGCGGCGGGCGCCGGGCTGCTGGCTTCGTGCGCCGGCCCGTCCGGTTCGGATGTCGCCGCCACGGACGGCAGGCCCCGCATCGTCTGCACCGTGGGCATGGTGACAGACATCGTGCGCCGCGTGGCGGGGGATCGGGCGGAGGTGATCGGCCTCATCGGCGCGGGCGTGGACCCCCACCTCTACAAGCCCACGCGCGACGACGTGGAGATGCTCTCGAAGGCGGACATCATCTTCTACGCGGGCCTGATGCTCGAGGGCAAGATGGCCGACACGCTCGTCAAGGTCGGCCGCAGCCGGAAGGTCTACGCGGTGACGGAGGAGATCGACGACTCATTCCTGCTGCACCCCGACGGGGCGGAGGGGCACGCCGACCCGCACGTATGGATGGACGGCAGCGCCTGGGCCGAGTGCGTGAAGGTCGTCGCCCGCGCCTTGAGCGAGTTCGATCCGCTCCACGCCGCCGACTACGCCCGGCGCGGCGACGCGCTCATCGCCGACATCATGGCGATGCATGAGTACGGCAAGCGGGTGATCTCGACCATCCCCGAGCGCAGCCGCGTGCTCATCACCTCGCACGACGCCTTCAACTACTTCGGCCGCGCGTACGGCCTGCGGGTGGAGGGCGTGCAGGGGCTCTCCACCGAATCGGAGGCGGGGCTGAAGCGCATCAACGACCTGGTGGATTTCATCGTGAAGCACGAGGTGCGCGCCGTGTTCATCGAAACCAGCGTGTCGCCCAGGAACATCCAGGCGCTCATCGAAGGCGCCAGATCGCGCGGGCACGCGGTCGTCATCGGCGGGGAACTCTTCTCCGACGCCATGGGGGAGGAGGGAACCTACGAGGGCACCTATCTCGGCATGCTCGACCACAACCTGACCATCGTGGCCCGCGCCCTGGGGGGCGAGGCGCCCGCCGCAGGATGCCACGGGAAACTGAGCCATGCGAGCCATTGACGCCAGCGTCGAATCGCCGAGCCGTCCCCTCCCCATCGGGCGCGTGGGCGTGGCGACGGGGGAGGAGCACTCCCCCGCCGCCCCGCTCTCGATTCACGATATGACGGTGGCCTACCACCGCAAGCCGGTGATCTGGGACATCGACCTGGACGTGCCGGAGGGGAAACTCGTCGGCATCGTCGGTCCCAACGGGGCGGGCAAGAGCACGCTCCTCAAGGCGGTGCTGGACCTGGTGCCCAAGGCCTCCGGGCGCGTGCTGATCTACGGCGAGCCGTATCACCGGCAGCGGCGACTCGTGGGCTACGTGCCCCAGCGCGAGAGCGTGGACTGGGACTTCCCCGTCAGCGCGCTGGACGTGGTGACGATGGGGCTGTACGGCCGCATCGGCTGGTTCCGCCCGGTGCGGAAACGCCACCGCGAGCAGGCCATGGCGGCGCTTGAGCGCGTGGGCATCGCGGACCTGGCGCACCGTCAGATCAGCCAGCTTTCCGGCGGGCAGCAGCAGCGGGTGTTCCTGGCCCGCGCGCTGGTGCAGGAGGCGAGGGTGTACCTGATGGACGAGCCCTTCGCCGCGGTGGACGCCGCCACGGAGAGGGCCATCGTGGACATTCTGCGGGAACTGCGCGACCGCGGACGCACCGCGCTGGTGGTGCATCACGACCTGCACACCGTGCC includes the following:
- the mntR gene encoding manganese-binding transcriptional regulator MntR, which produces MTAIRRPVNSFAKVRADHATETAEDYVEAVSDILHRQGECRVKDLADVMGVTHVTVTRIIARLQEERLVETEPYRPIRLTAKGERLAADSRRRHGIVLRFLRAIGVPPEDAQRDAEGIEHHVGEKTLECMRRFADERERESSGGAS
- a CDS encoding transporter: MRGSAGAAWIMGSCGVAWSLSGALASSGQEASYRDLGTSSYSLFNPTPRELRRGMSPDRPDTTESPITVDAGVVQLEMSFFDLSKNGSHRTWTAAPFNLKLGLTESMDIQFVLDPYLHVREDGRGRLAHGLGDLQVRLKLNLWGNDGGSTAFGVMPFIKVPTAGAGLGNDHVEGGVILALSWDAAPGVGLAFMVEPDIVYDEADDDHDLELLHTAVLGLDITDRVGWFIEYAGVVSADASPYRAEAITGFTLAVTDDLMLDCGVRLGLTGDADDWGLFAGMSIRF
- a CDS encoding zinc ABC transporter substrate-binding protein, which encodes MSGRRLGIVRCLLAAGAGLLASCAGPSGSDVAATDGRPRIVCTVGMVTDIVRRVAGDRAEVIGLIGAGVDPHLYKPTRDDVEMLSKADIIFYAGLMLEGKMADTLVKVGRSRKVYAVTEEIDDSFLLHPDGAEGHADPHVWMDGSAWAECVKVVARALSEFDPLHAADYARRGDALIADIMAMHEYGKRVISTIPERSRVLITSHDAFNYFGRAYGLRVEGVQGLSTESEAGLKRINDLVDFIVKHEVRAVFIETSVSPRNIQALIEGARSRGHAVVIGGELFSDAMGEEGTYEGTYLGMLDHNLTIVARALGGEAPAAGCHGKLSHASH
- a CDS encoding ABC transporter ATP-binding protein, giving the protein MRAIDASVESPSRPLPIGRVGVATGEEHSPAAPLSIHDMTVAYHRKPVIWDIDLDVPEGKLVGIVGPNGAGKSTLLKAVLDLVPKASGRVLIYGEPYHRQRRLVGYVPQRESVDWDFPVSALDVVTMGLYGRIGWFRPVRKRHREQAMAALERVGIADLAHRQISQLSGGQQQRVFLARALVQEARVYLMDEPFAAVDAATERAIVDILRELRDRGRTALVVHHDLHTVPEYFDHVILINMRVVAHGPTEEVFTRENLQKTYGGRLTLLDEAAEALAR